Proteins encoded by one window of Arachis ipaensis cultivar K30076 chromosome B04, Araip1.1, whole genome shotgun sequence:
- the LOC107637206 gene encoding uncharacterized protein LOC107637206 — protein sequence MEEISTVKNVLDEKFKIKDIGRLKYFLGLEFAHSSKGLVICQCKYTLDLLEEFGMLGAKLASTPMQYSATLSKNSGTKLSDSLRYRKLVGRLLYLTNTRPDISYVVGYLSQFLDCPTDQHFQEGFVDSDWATCPDTRRSVTGYYFFLGGTLICWRSRKQTTVSYSSSEAEYRAMSQVTREGQWLVYLLKELQAEHKTPFNLFCDNQSALYIAANPIFHERTKHLEVDYHLIRNKAQEGVVKLLLVKTTEQTVDILTKALSPAPFNTCRSKLGLLNLYILSLRAGIT from the exons ATGGAAGAAATCAGCACTGTGAAAAATGTGTTGGATGAGAAGTTTAAAATCAAAGATATCGGCAGATTGAAGTACTTTCTAGGACTGGAATTTGCTCACAGTTCAAAAGGATTGGTAATTTGCCAATGCAAGTACACATTAGACCTCTTAGAAGAATTTGGTATGTTGGGTGCCAAGCTAGCAAGCACTCCCATGCAATATTCAGCTACCCTCTCCAAGAATTCAGGGACGAAGTTGAGTGATTCACTACGGTACAGGAAACTAGTTGGCAGGTTGCTATATCTCACCAATACTCGACCAGATATTTCGTATGTTGTAGGATATTTGAGCCAATTTCTCGACTGCCCCACtgatcaacattttcaagaag GGTTTGTTGATTCGGACTGGGCAACTTGCCCAGATACTAGAAGATCTGTAACTGGTTATTATTTTTTCTTGGGTGGAACTCTTATATGTTGGCGTAGCAGGAAGCAAACTACTGTCTCCTATTCTTCATCAGAGGCAGAATACAGGGCAATGAGCCAGGTAACTAGAGAAGGACAATGGCTAGTGTATCTTCTGAAAGAACTCCAGGCTGAGCATAAGACACCTTTTAATCTCTTTTGCGACAATCAATCCGCTCTTTACATAGCTGCGAACCCTATCTTCCATGAAAGGACAAAGCATTTGGAAGTGGACTATCATTTAATCAGAAACAAGGCTCAAGAAGGAGTGGTAAAGTTGCTGCTCGTCAAGACAACTGAACAAACAGTAGACATTCTTACTAAAGCTTTATCTCCGGCTCCCTTCAACACGTGTCGTAGCAAACTAGGATTATTGAATCTCTATATTCTCAGCTTGAGGGCGGGTATCACGTGA